In one Conger conger chromosome 5, fConCon1.1, whole genome shotgun sequence genomic region, the following are encoded:
- the pask gene encoding PAS domain-containing serine/threonine-protein kinase isoform X1: MSLPALSRSAEYVSDMHAKGHSCWTPICGTSDQLHGDSFDLNKSYPCARRPSPKKATALQRWPLHEPSGYSCSSVAAENLHLNSFILPKAPSCSFLDCCAVSTSFLAQLATGDLNQSRPPAIPGPSKAILTVDSNTMEILVANDQACKLFECNSNDLVGLKLSGFLKKTSQIMEEALGEEIIEDDGSMTIVSGKVVEAVRKSGTEVPVSVWTRRLTPEGRRCLVVMERVERITACVSFLQDGRILSCDPTFAHLHGHQSADEVAGLSVRELIPSLCLPPHQRTLPKTLRIQRVSGTSKDGTTFPLCIKLKAAVDCGKSWLKDQSGGVKPERAEVAPVSSSLCKSATLSHPEDSPQKSPGCPEDSCHPSPSTGLVFSGTIWVFTALSGLLTLDHTGSVRSITDGFAAVHFGYKKSELQGKNVTFLMPGFYESLCAVEETSSPQLQHLEDELRVGSPSQGRLLFHASCVSSSSSCTDHCRCSASANQPGSMSSHSSLPVSLEGKLQGPSTVLAGDMAMVQQETQRKVSGKESIFTGTSDRLENQGSAPSTLSSPTVTSTPLDGQVGTAESMEQAALVGPTSSGCAGALLLTQDTPCLSSSCPVHKLLPGPDARPAPPDPADSRDRPLLDCMCSGRKDSQDSSFEVISIGSHSSSGFSEKWAGGSGAERAEDVRPARDPFPPSDSGSCFLDVCSDGLLITRALRDLELSGSLELLSQASCDTAELLRTPSPYVVESDLEGEVNAERTTGPPEGGGDGNASLEAERGRCSDASCGSPGCERGGQIVEVWRSCTQADTPTTSTPKKQPLKTLGPSTMKGEILEGRYLGNCYHRDGSRLNVLLEIQKTQLPDGQPLSCVWMKCNDIGPQQGVPVGLQSDTEINSNSLQDTSGLSLGEVIRDAVRAEALRSPQDLEHSRACEGQFGEEYCPLCAVGRGAFGFVWKARRLADGKEVVVKFIQKVRIVKDCWVDDPDMGRVSQEISILTRLQHPNIVKVLEVFENEQFFQMVMERHGEGLDLFEFIERQPRLDEPLASYIFRQLVAAVAYLRGKGILHRDIKDENVIIDTGFNVRLIDFGSAALLEPGKLFYTFCGTLEYCSPEVLQGNPYEGPELEMWSLGVLLYTLLFSENPFCEVEETLQAQLCPPFPVSSELQGLLSGLLQPEPGLRSTLEAVLEAPWIRQPINLQHYSWEEVLPTSHNSLLFHGSDQGASQEDGLYPDAEQYRSQSEDSLPVEDEDEEDRRSMAALETELLKYLADE, from the exons ATGTCACTTCCAGCCCTCAGCCGTTCTGCTGAATACGTATCCGACATGCACGCTAAAGGGCATAGTTGTTGGACCCCCATTTGCGGGACTTCGGACCAGCTCCATGGCGACTCTTTCGACCTGAACAAGTCCTACCCTTGTGCAAGGAGGCCTTCGCCAAAGAAGGCCACGGCTCTGCAGCGCTGGCCTCTCCACGAACCTTCAG GTTACAGCTGCAGTTCTGTAGCAGCAGAGAACCTTCACttgaacagttttattcttCCAAAGGCTCCATCCTGCTCTTTCTTAGACTGCTGCGCCGTGTCCACTTCTTTTCTTGCTCAGCTGGCCACTGGAGACCTCAACCAGTCCAGGCCCCCTGCAATCCCCGGTCCCAGTAAAGCAATCCTCACTGTTGATTCTAATACTATGGag atattgGTTGCTAATGACCAGGCTTGCAAGTTGTTTGAATGCAACAGCAATGATCTGGTTGGGTTAAAGCTGTCTGGCTTCCTAAAGAAAACCAGTCAAATTATGGAGGAAGCCTTGGGAGAGGAGATTATCGAGGATGATGGAAGTATGACTATTGTGTCAGGAAAAGTG GTTGAGGCAGTGAGAAAGTCTGGCACCGAGGTACCAGTTTCAGTATGGACCAGAAGACTGACCCCAGAGGGACGCCGCTGTCTAGTTGTGATGGAACGAGTGGAAAGAATCACTGCCTGTGTGTCTTTTTTGCAAGAT GGGAGGATCCTAAGCTGTGACCCAACCTTTGCTCATCTCCATGGCCACCAGAGTGCTGACGAGGTGGCGGGGCTGTCAGTTAGGGAGCTCATTCCATCCCTCTGCCTCCCACCTCACCAGAGGACTTTGCCCAAG ACACTTAGAATCCAGCGAGTCTCTGGTACGAGCAAGGACGGCACCACCTTTCCACTCTGTATCAAGCTGAAGGCTGCGGTGGATTGTGGCAAATCCTGGTTGAAGGACCAGTCCGGTGGGGTTAAGCCGGAGAGAGCGGAGGTTGCGCCCGTGTCCTCCAGCTTATGCAAGTCAGCGACTCTATCACACCCAGAGGATTCCCCCCAGAAGTCACCCG GGTGCCCAGAGGACAGCTGCCACCCATCCCCAAGCACAGGTTTGGTGTTCTCTGGGACCATCTGGGTCTTCACAGCCCTCAGCGGTCTTCTCACGCTGGATCACACCGGCTCCGTCCGCAGCATCACTGACGGCTTTGCCGCCGTGCATTTTGGGTACAAGAAGTCTGAGCTACAAGGGAAG AACGTCACCTTCCTGATGCCAGGGTTCTACGAGAGTCTGTGTGCGGTGGAGGAGACTTCAAGCCCCCAGCTTCAGCACCTGGAGGACGAGCTCAGAGTCGGCTCCCCTTCACAGGGACGTCTCCTCTTCCATGCCAGCTGCGTCAGCTCTTCCAGCAGCTGCACAG ATCACTGTAGGTGTTCTGCTAGTGCTAACCAGCCTGGAAGCATGTCCAGTCATTCCAGCCTGCCCGTGTCATTGGAGGGGAAGCTGCAAG GTCCTAGCACAGTGCTGGCCGGTGACATGGCCATGGTTCAGCAGGAGACCCAGAGGAAGGTCTCTGGGAAAGAGAGCATCTTTACCGGGACCAGCGACAGGCTGGAGAACCAGGGCAGCGCCCCATCCACACTGTCCTCGCCTACTGTCACCTCCACCCCGTTAGATGG GCAGGTTGGCACCGCAGAGTCGATGGAGCAGGCTGCCCTGGTGGGCCCAACCAGCAGTGGGTGTGCGGGTGCGCTCCTGCTGACTCAGGACACGCCCTGTctgtcctcctcctgccccgtGCACAAGCTCCTCCCAGGGCCCGATGCTCGCCCTGCCCCTCCTGACCCAGCTGACAGCAGAgatcgccccctgctggactgcatGTGCTCCGGGCGCAAAGACTCGCAGGACTCCAGCTTCGAGGTCATCTCGATCGGGAGCCACTCGTCCTCCGGGTTCAGCGAGAAGTGGGCCGGGGGCTCCGGGGCTGAGCGTGCGGAGGACGTTCGCCCCGCCCGCGACCCCTTCCCGCCCTCCGACTCCGGCAGCTGCTTCCTGGACGTGTGCTCGGACGGACTCCTGATCACCAGAGCCCTGCGAGACCTGGAGCTCAGCGGCAGCCTGGAGCTCCTGTCCCAGGCGTCCTGCGACACGGCCGAGCTGCTGCGCACCCCCTCCCCGTACGTGGTAGAGTCCGACCTGGAGGGAGAGGTCAACGCTGAGCGAACCACGGGGCccccggagggggggggggacggaaACGCCTCTTTGGAAGCGGAGCGGGGTCGCTGTTCGGACGCGTCCTGCGGAAGCCCTGGGTGTGAACGGGGGGGACAGATAGTGGAGGTCTGGAGGTCctgcacacaggcagacacccCAACCACCTCCACCCCGAAGAAGCAGCCGCTGAAAACCCTAGGGCCGTCCACCATGAAGGGGGAGATCCTGGAAGGGCGCTACCTGGGGAACTGCTACCATAGAGATGGATCCAGACTCA ATGTGCTGTTGGAGATTCAGAAAACCCAGCTTCCTGACGGTCAGCCCctctcctgtgtgtggatgAAGTGCAACGACATTGGACCCCAGCAGGGGGTGCCAGTGGGTCTTCAGTCCGACACCGAGATCAACAGCAACTCTCtccaggacacatctgggctgAGTCTGGGGGAG GTGATCAGGGACGCGGTGCGGGCCGAGGCCTTGCGTTCCCCCCAGGACCTGGAGCACTCCCGGGCCTGCGAGGGCCAGTTTGGGGAGGAGTACTGCCCGCTGTGCGCTGTGGGGAGGGGAGCCTTCGGCTTCGTGTGGAAGGCCCGCAGGCTCGCCGACGGCAAGGAG GTTGTTGTGAAGTTCATCCAAAAGGTCCGCATAGTGAAAGACTGCTGGGTGGATGATCCCGACATGGGCCGAGTCAGCCAAGAGATCTCCATACTGACCCGTCTCCAGCACCCCAACATCGTTAAG GTGTTGGAGGTGTTTGAGAACGAACAGTTCTTCCAGATGGTGATGGAGAGGCACGGGGAAGGGCTGGACCTGTTTGAGTTCATCGAGCGGCAGCCTCGCCTGGACGAACCGCTGGCCAGCTACATCTTTAGACAG CTGGTGGCTGCGGTGGCCTACCTTAGAGGCAAAGGAATCCTTCACAGGGACATCAAGGATGAGAACGTCATCATCGACACAGGCTTCAACGTCAGGCTCATTGACTTTGGCTCAGCCGCCCTGCTGGAGCCGGGCAAACTGTTCTACACCTTCTGCGGCACGCTGGAGTACTGCTCCCCAGAGGTGCTGCAGGGAAACCC GTATGAAGGTCCTGAGCTGGAGATGTGGTCCCTGGGCGTGCTCCTGTACACTCTGCTGTTCAGTGAAAACCCTTTCTGTGAGGTGGAGGAGACTCTGCAAGCACAGCTCTGTCCACCCTTCCCAGTCTCCTCTG AGCTGCAGGGGCTCTTGTCTGGCTTGCTGCAGCCAGAGCCTGGGCTGAGGAGCACCCTGGAGGCAGTGCTGGAGGCTCCCTGGATCCGCCAGCCCATCAacctacagcactacagctgGGAGGAGGTGTTACCCACCAGTCACA ATTCTCTTCTGTTCCACGGGTCGGACCAAGGGGCTTCACAGGAGGATGGCCTGTATCCCGATGCGGAGCAGTACCGGAGCCAGTCTGAGGACTCTCTTCCAGTtgaggatgaagatgaggaagatAGGAGGTCCATGGCTGCTTTGGAGACAGAACTCCTCAAGTATCTAGCCGATGAGTGA